The genome window AAAATAGCCCCTTAAAATAATTATATACAATAAATTTTTTATAAAAAAATTGATTAAAATTTACTAAAAAATAGAAATAAAACTAATGTAATAAACAGATAGAATCTTAAAATAGTTTACTATAATTTTTACTAATTTTAAGAAAAAATAAAAACTTGTATAAAATACAAACAATCTCAAAAAAGTATTACTACTGAAAGCTTTTTATATAAGAATATAATAAATATATAATTGCTAATGCAATAAAAAAAGAGTTCATAAAAATATCCTCTAAGTTAATTCACTCATAAAAACACTCCATAATTAACTAGCTTAGAGGATTGGACTTTTTTTATCAATAGACTATTTTTAACTATTTTTTAATAAATTTTTAATAAGTTTTAATCGAATATTAATCATTATTCCTTAATTTCAAAAATAAGAAAGAACTGCTAATTTTTATATAAAAGTAATACTTTTTTTGATTTTCATTCAATAGCAAACCATAAAAAACTAATAAATTAACAAAACTTGAAATTTTAAAATTTGTATAGAAAAATAAGGAAAAAATAAGAAACTTTTAATAAAAAATATTAAAAAAAGCCAATAAAAAAAAATATTAAAAAATTAATTAAATTTTAGTAGAAATTTCATCAAAGATCGATCTAGCAATCTCTTTTTTAGAATTTAGGGAAACTTTCTTAATTTCATCACTTACAAGAATAACCTCATTAGTTTCAGAACCAAACTCACATCCCCTATTAGAAACATCATTTGCCACAACTAAATCAGTCCCTACCTCTTGCATTTGAATTTTAGCACAATCAATCATCTTTTCTTCTGAAATATTATACTCTGCTTTAAATCCAACTAAAAATATATCTTCATTAATCTTTTTAATTCTTTTAATTATCTTAGCAAGTGGTTCAAATTCTAAAGATAAGTTATATGATGAAGATATTTTAAAATCTTCCTTATTAATTGGAGTAAAATCTGAAACAGCAGCAGTAGCTATAAATATATCAAAATTAGGAATTAATTCATCAATTTTTTCATTCATAAGGCTACTTGATTCAGCACCAATAACATTAAAAACCTTTGGAATAGAAACTTCATGATGTGCAGCTAAAATTGTTAGGTTAGCTCCTCTAATAAAAGCTTCTTTAGCTAATTCTAAACCCATTTTTCCAGAAGACCTATTAGAAATACCTCTTATAGGATCAATTTCTTCAAAAGTCCCACCTAAACTAATCAATATATTTTTATTAGCTATACTCAATAAATCCTCATCTGCAATTCCCTTTTCAACTTTATCTAAATTAACAGCTCTGATTGATTCAAGAACAATATCTTCAATAGCTGGAAATTTAGCTTTACCTTCATCTATACGAGGATTTACAAATTTTATACCTTCCCTTTTTAACTTAAGAACATTTTCACTAACTGCATCATACATAGAATCATGCATAGAAGGTACAAAAACAATAGGTGTATCATGACCATAAGCAGTAATTAATAGAGTACTTACTGGATTATCAGAAATTTTATATGCAAATTTGCTTATAATATTTGCAGTAGCTGGAGCAACTAAAATCAAATCAACTTGAGAATACTTTACATGCTCAATTTTTCCACTTAAGTTTAAAACAACTTCTTGACCAGTAGCAAACTCTAAAGCATTAGGATGAATAATTTTAGATGCTTCTTCAGTCATAAAGGCTTTAACCCTATGTCCTTGTCTTCTAAATTCCCTTGCTAGTTTAATAGTTTCAGTAGCTGCAATACTACCAGTAACACATAAAACAATTTCCATATAATCACATCAATAAATTACAATATTATTAAGCATCAAATCATCATTATAACTAAACCTACTAAATAATAAAGCAGTTATAACTTAATGCTATTAATAATAAAATCAAAAGTGCCTATCTTATCATCAAATTCAGATTGTGGTGCAGTACATAAAATAACATAAATATCAGAACCTTTTTTAATCCAAATAGCTTTATGTTGTTTTGATACATTATTAGATACAGAAGTATAATCTGCCTCCATAGCTGCTTCACCATTAAAAGAAACATTACCCATGTATAAAATATTAAAATCAGAATTACGTGCTAAAGTATTGTAGTTAGACTGGAATTCAGATTGTAAAGATTTAGAGTTAGATTTCTTTTCAATATTTACATTAATGCTATTAAAACCTGAAGAATCTTTTGAGTTAGAATCTGCTATTGCTAAAACTGTTTCATTAGAATTTGAATTTGCAGAAACCCAATCACCAGGCATTGATAATGATATACCATTTTCAGAAAACTCTACTGATTGCTGTGAAATATCTACATCCTCATTAGAGCTTATAGGATTATTTATAAAAAAGGAAATGCTTACAATCAATAGAATTAACACTAATCCAATACCAATAATCTTTTTCATATTATATCTCCAAAAAAATAATGGTAGAACCATTAATAAATTTATTCATCAGAACCTCCGCCAGAAGAAGAGCCACCACTAGAACTACCACCACCAGAAGAACCAGAAGAGCCACTATCTGAAGAAGAACCACCACTAGAACTACCACCACCAGAAGAACCAGAAGAAGAACCAGAAGAGCCGCTATCTGAAGAAGAACCGCCACTAGAACTACCACCACCAGAAGAACCAGAAGAAGAACCAGAAGAACCTGAATCCTCATCTGAAGAAGGCCTACTAGAATTAGAACTAGAATCATCATCTGAAGAAGAACCATATTTAGTAGTATTAGAGTAAGATTTTGTATAATTGAAACTAAGTGACTTATTTATTTTAACCTCTGGGAATGCAGTATCATTAATAGTTGCACTGCCAGTTAACATATTAGTAACATCTCCCTCTAAGCCAATACTAGACATTCCAAAGATAATACCTGCACCAAAAGCGACAAGTAAAAATACAACTGCTAAAGCAATAAACCATGAACTAGTACTAGAAGATTCTTTTGTTTTACTTGATACAGTATAAGACTCAGGGTTATGAATATATTTACGAACTAATTGTTCTTTTTCTTCACGATTTTTATCAGAACTATCATTATATTTAGAATTTAATGAAGAGTGAGTTTCTTCTTTTCCTTGCATTGCACGAATTCTATCACTAACTTCAATAGTTTTAATCTTATGCTTATACTGGTCAGATAAATAGATGTATTTTTCTTCAGAAATCAAACCAGCTTCATAATCTCTTTCAAGATTTTTTAAAATCTGCATAAGTTTTTTCATATCTGGATTCATACTTCTCCTCCTATAATCAATCATAGAAAATAGTATAAAATTATAAACTAATAAAATTAAAATAGTATAAAATCATAAACTAGTAAAATTAAAATATTTTTATAAATTCTTTTTAATAATATTATTTATACTAGTTTAATATATAAAGTTTATATTTTATAAATATAATTAAAATCTAAAAAATTATGTTTGTAAATTAAAATAAATAAAAAATGAAAATTAACTCTAAAAAGAGATTAAAAAATAGATAAAATTATTTGAATAAATCATCTCTAAAAATAGGATATGATCCTA of Methanobrevibacter olleyae contains these proteins:
- the coaBC gene encoding bifunctional phosphopantothenoylcysteine decarboxylase/phosphopantothenate--cysteine ligase CoaBC, producing the protein MEIVLCVTGSIAATETIKLAREFRRQGHRVKAFMTEEASKIIHPNALEFATGQEVVLNLSGKIEHVKYSQVDLILVAPATANIISKFAYKISDNPVSTLLITAYGHDTPIVFVPSMHDSMYDAVSENVLKLKREGIKFVNPRIDEGKAKFPAIEDIVLESIRAVNLDKVEKGIADEDLLSIANKNILISLGGTFEEIDPIRGISNRSSGKMGLELAKEAFIRGANLTILAAHHEVSIPKVFNVIGAESSSLMNEKIDELIPNFDIFIATAAVSDFTPINKEDFKISSSYNLSLEFEPLAKIIKRIKKINEDIFLVGFKAEYNISEEKMIDCAKIQMQEVGTDLVVANDVSNRGCEFGSETNEVILVSDEIKKVSLNSKKEIARSIFDEISTKI
- a CDS encoding PsbP-related protein — translated: MKKIIGIGLVLILLIVSISFFINNPISSNEDVDISQQSVEFSENGISLSMPGDWVSANSNSNETVLAIADSNSKDSSGFNSINVNIEKKSNSKSLQSEFQSNYNTLARNSDFNILYMGNVSFNGEAAMEADYTSVSNNVSKQHKAIWIKKGSDIYVILCTAPQSEFDDKIGTFDFIINSIKL